From the Deinococcus carri genome, one window contains:
- the csaB gene encoding polysaccharide pyruvyl transferase CsaB yields MRVTVSGYYGFGNTGDEAIALAITRELKRQGAVPLLLSQTPAETARAYGCESAARMNPAALLGALARSQVVLSGGGGLLQDRTSARTLSYYLGIIRGARGLGKRVVIFNQSIGPLSEEGGRKVAAALRGLRVIVRDRGSLETLRALGLEGELGGDPALLLSPTPGLTPDPRRVILAPRGDVTDAAEGLKAVAARLRAEGRHVTALAFMPEQDDEAARRLGADEVLSTREPQVALDAIAGAGYVVGVRLHALILAAAAGVPFAGVSYDPKVQGFCADAGAPAFPTDFGADALCPPVLSRTAPDWDAVAGMKARAAQSFTRALTR; encoded by the coding sequence GTGAGAGTCACTGTCAGCGGCTACTACGGCTTCGGCAACACGGGTGACGAGGCCATCGCGCTCGCCATCACGCGCGAGCTGAAACGGCAGGGGGCGGTGCCGCTGCTGCTCTCGCAGACGCCTGCCGAGACCGCCCGTGCCTACGGCTGCGAGAGTGCCGCCCGCATGAACCCGGCCGCGCTGCTGGGTGCCCTGGCCCGCTCGCAGGTGGTGCTGTCGGGGGGCGGGGGCCTCCTCCAGGACCGGACCAGCGCCCGCACCCTGAGCTATTACCTGGGCATCATCCGGGGGGCGCGGGGGCTGGGCAAACGGGTGGTCATCTTCAACCAGAGCATCGGTCCCCTCAGCGAGGAGGGCGGTCGCAAGGTCGCGGCGGCGCTGCGGGGCCTGCGGGTCATCGTGCGCGACCGGGGCAGCCTGGAGACGCTGCGGGCGCTGGGGCTGGAGGGGGAACTGGGGGGCGACCCGGCGCTGCTCCTCTCCCCCACCCCCGGCCTGACCCCCGACCCCCGGCGCGTCATCCTCGCCCCGCGCGGCGACGTGACGGACGCGGCGGAGGGGCTGAAGGCAGTCGCGGCGCGGCTGCGGGCAGAAGGCCGCCACGTGACCGCGCTGGCCTTCATGCCCGAGCAGGACGACGAGGCAGCGCGCCGCCTGGGCGCGGACGAGGTGCTGAGCACCCGTGAGCCGCAGGTGGCGCTGGACGCCATCGCCGGGGCCGGCTATGTGGTCGGCGTGCGCCTCCACGCCCTGATTCTGGCCGCCGCCGCCGGGGTGCCCTTCGCGGGCGTGAGCTACGACCCCAAGGTGCAGGGCTTCTGCGCGGACGCGGGGGCACCGGCCTTCCCGACCGACTTTGGCGCGGACGCCCTCTGCCCGCCGGTCCTCTCCCGCACGGCCCCCGACTGGGATGCGGTGGCCGGGATGAAGGCCCGCGCGGCCCAGAGTTTCACCCGCGCCCTGACCCGCTAG